In Lactuca sativa cultivar Salinas chromosome 5, Lsat_Salinas_v11, whole genome shotgun sequence, the DNA window ATCTTGAGTTGGTGCCGAAATCGGATCCCCAATAGTTGGAGACAAAAGATTCATATGAGAAAACATAAGTAAACGCGCCTCTGCTTGAGCCTCCAAAGATAAAGGCACATGAACAGCCATTTGATCCCCGTCAAAGTCTGCATTGAAGCCCTTACAAACTAATGGATGTAAACAAATAGCGCGCCCTTCCACTAAAACGGTGAGGAATGCCTGTATGCCTAATCTATGCAGAGTAGGCGCTCTATTCAGCAATACAGGATGGTCATCCACAATTTCCTAAAGTATTTCCCATACAATCGGTTTTTTTTTTCCGAATTTGACTCTTAGCAACTCCTATGTTCGAAGCAAGATGTTTTCTAATTAGGTCACGAATTACAAATGCCTGGAAAAGTTCTATTGCTATTTCGCGAGGCAATCCACATCGATGTAATGAAAGTGAAGGGCCCACGACAATCACGGACCGCCCTGAATAATCGACTCGTTTACCAAGCAGAGTCTCGCGAACTCTTCCTTCTTTGCCTTCAATTACATCTGAAAGCGACTTGTAAACTCTATTATGATCATCCCTCATTGGTTGTCCGCAGATTCCATTATCAAGAAGTGCATCCACGGCTTCTTGTAGCAATTTTTCCTGAGATATTATTACTTCTTCTGGCGTAGCTATACTTGTTGTTAATAGATCTTTAAGAGTATTATTCCGATAGATAATTCTTCTATAGATTTCATTAATATCCGAGGTCACTATTTTATCCTCATCTATATGATAGATTGGTCTCAACTCAGGAGGAAGAACTGGTAATAGACGCAAAACCATCCATTTTGGTTCTATATTTTTTCGAATAAAATGCTTAGCCAATTCCATGCGTCTAAGCAAAAAATCTTTTCTTCTTCCAACTTTTCGATCTTCCCATTCGTTTCCCTGTGGGTTCCTCTTCCTCCAATTCTTTCCATTCTACCAATGAATAGTCTATAATAATTCGTAAATCTAGATTGGCTAATTGTTGTCTGATAGAACCTCTACAAATGTTAGCTAGGGTTTGAACACCTATTTTTCCTGAAGAAGAAAAAGCATATTCTTTTTTCTGAGTAGGATCATCAAGATTTTTAAGTCTCAATGCTTTACCCTTTTTGTAAATATGAGGAAGGTCTATCATACTCATTTATTACTTCGCTTAGTTGGCTAATCGTTTGATTCAAATTATCAACTCTAGAAAACCTACTTCGTATGCTTTTGAGTATATATCTTGGAGTAGGTTCCAAAGATTTGGATATTTCACCTATATGAAGAGAATCTATTGAGATTCTAGGCGGTAGCTTTTCTCCTAAAGCTTTTTTGTTTCTTGCTATGTCTAAAGCCCAAGAGCTATCTTGAGGATCTATGTCACAAAATTATTTATCTTTGATATGTCCTATTTCTGAGAATACATCTTCAAGTTCTATGTATTCTTCTTTTTTATAGTCTATTATATGATGATTATTTGTTAATGCATATCCTATGAAGTAGGTTATTGTGAAGGGTTTATCTCCTGGATTCATGAGATCACTTCTTTCAAAGTGATGAA includes these proteins:
- the LOC128134272 gene encoding DNA-directed RNA polymerase subunit beta'-like: MVLRLLPVLPPELRPIYHIDEDKIVTSDINEIYRRIIYRNNTLKDLLTTSIATPEEVIISQEKLLQEAVDALLDNGICGQPMRDDHNRVYKSLSDVIEGKEGRVRETLLGKRVDYSGRSVIVVGPSLSLHRCGLPREIAIELFQAFVIRDLIRKHLASNIGVAKSQIRKKKTDCMGNTLGNCG